A single genomic interval of Adhaeribacter pallidiroseus harbors:
- a CDS encoding phospholipase A → MKKTYPITHAGQCFLKTIRGCVPFITLLGSSCPLSEAQAQVAPLFEEKLDAHRLTDRWELDSTTRRGTFLITPYKPVYITAGRKSSNPNEQPFSENPLYSSPIKYDYGKYEAKFQLSFKTKVWQGIWGRHGDLWVAYTQKSHWQIYNVGFSRPFRETNYEPEVLLNFATTFNVLGFKARMMGLAMNHQSNGRSLPLSRSWNRVIAYVALERNKWTIYLRPWYRLPDTDDENPAITDYVGRGDATLIYNGGRSLYSLTGSHSLRLGNKNHGQLIFDWTYRVAGHLKGHLQLSHGYGETLIDYNHRQSTIGIAVSLIEWL, encoded by the coding sequence ATGAAAAAAACCTACCCTATTACGCATGCCGGCCAATGTTTCTTAAAAACTATTAGGGGGTGTGTTCCTTTTATAACCTTGCTCGGGTCCAGCTGTCCACTCTCCGAAGCCCAAGCTCAGGTAGCGCCCTTATTCGAAGAAAAGCTGGATGCGCATCGTTTAACGGACCGTTGGGAACTAGATTCTACGACCCGACGGGGCACTTTTTTGATTACCCCTTATAAGCCCGTCTACATTACTGCTGGGCGTAAGTCCAGTAATCCGAATGAGCAACCTTTCAGTGAAAACCCACTCTACTCCTCGCCTATTAAGTATGATTACGGCAAGTACGAAGCAAAATTTCAGTTAAGTTTTAAAACCAAAGTTTGGCAAGGCATCTGGGGCCGGCACGGCGATTTGTGGGTGGCCTATACCCAAAAGTCACATTGGCAAATTTACAACGTCGGCTTTTCCCGTCCTTTCCGGGAAACCAACTATGAACCGGAAGTGCTACTGAACTTTGCTACTACTTTCAACGTGCTCGGTTTTAAAGCCCGCATGATGGGCCTAGCCATGAACCATCAATCGAATGGTCGCTCCTTGCCTCTCTCTCGGAGCTGGAACCGGGTGATTGCGTACGTAGCTCTAGAACGGAATAAGTGGACTATTTACCTGCGGCCTTGGTACCGATTACCGGATACAGACGATGAAAACCCGGCGATTACCGATTACGTGGGTAGAGGTGATGCTACTTTAATCTATAATGGCGGCCGTAGTCTGTATTCTCTAACCGGCAGTCACTCTTTACGATTAGGAAACAAAAACCATGGACAATTAATATTTGACTGGACTTACCGCGTGGCAGGTCACCTGAAAGGCCATTTGCAACTTTCGCACGGTTATGGAGAAACGCTGATTGATTATAACCACCGCCAAAGTACCATTGGAATAGCGGTTTCG
- the mscL gene encoding large conductance mechanosensitive channel protein MscL has product MLKEFKEFAMRGNVIDLAVGVIIGAAFGRIVDSVVNDLVMPLIGKIIGDVDFSNLYIPLSNKIKQGMALVDAKKVGPVFAWGNFITILINFIILAFIIFLVVKGMNTLTRRKIAAPFIPPAPTKEEVLLTEMRELLKQIASK; this is encoded by the coding sequence ATGTTAAAAGAATTCAAAGAATTTGCCATGCGCGGTAATGTCATTGACTTAGCCGTAGGGGTCATTATTGGTGCCGCCTTTGGGCGAATTGTCGACTCAGTCGTGAATGATTTAGTTATGCCTTTGATAGGTAAAATTATCGGCGACGTTGATTTCAGTAATTTATACATTCCTCTTTCCAATAAAATTAAACAAGGAATGGCCTTAGTGGACGCAAAGAAGGTAGGACCGGTATTTGCCTGGGGCAACTTTATTACCATTCTGATTAACTTTATCATCTTGGCTTTTATCATCTTTCTGGTGGTCAAAGGAATGAATACCCTTACTCGACGAAAGATTGCGGCCCCCTTTATTCCGCCCGCTCCCACGAAAGAAGAAGTGCTACTCACGGAAATGCGCGAACTATTAAAGCAAATTGCCAGCAAGTAA
- the trpS gene encoding tryptophan--tRNA ligase: MSRILTGIQSSGRPHLGNLLGAIIPAIELSKNSANDSLYFIADLHSLTTVRDAQQLRANTYAVAAAWLAFGFDTDRNLFYRQSDVPEVTELTWYLSCLTPFPMLANAHSFKDKSNRLADVNAGLFTYPVLMTGDIILYDAEFVPVGKDQMQHLEMARDIATAFNNAYGETFIIPQARIDEAVMLVPGTDGTKMSKSRGNIIDIFEDDKKLNKAVKSIISDSKTLEDPKDPDTDVTFMLYSLLASPEETEQMRQRYLAGNYGYGHAKQALYELIITKYKQERELFTYYMNNLPEVDRKLAEGAAKARAIGSKVLARVRERLGYQV; encoded by the coding sequence ATGTCGCGCATTTTAACTGGAATTCAGAGCTCAGGAAGGCCACATTTAGGTAATTTGTTGGGGGCCATTATTCCGGCTATTGAGCTTTCTAAAAATTCCGCTAACGATTCTTTGTATTTTATTGCCGATTTACATTCGCTGACTACCGTACGCGATGCCCAGCAATTACGTGCGAATACCTACGCCGTAGCGGCAGCTTGGTTAGCTTTTGGCTTTGATACCGACCGCAATCTATTTTACCGGCAATCGGATGTACCGGAAGTTACGGAACTTACCTGGTATTTAAGTTGCTTAACGCCTTTTCCGATGCTGGCCAACGCTCATTCGTTCAAAGACAAGTCTAATCGATTAGCCGATGTAAACGCGGGCTTATTTACTTACCCAGTTTTAATGACGGGGGATATTATTCTGTACGATGCCGAGTTTGTGCCCGTTGGGAAAGATCAGATGCAACATTTAGAAATGGCCCGCGACATTGCTACGGCTTTTAATAATGCTTACGGCGAAACATTTATAATACCGCAAGCCCGGATTGACGAAGCGGTGATGCTGGTTCCGGGAACGGACGGGACTAAAATGAGCAAATCCAGGGGAAATATCATTGATATTTTTGAAGACGATAAAAAACTAAATAAAGCGGTAAAATCGATTATTTCCGATAGTAAAACGCTAGAGGACCCTAAAGATCCGGATACAGACGTAACTTTTATGCTTTACTCCTTATTGGCCTCCCCGGAAGAAACAGAACAAATGCGCCAGCGTTACCTGGCGGGTAATTATGGTTATGGCCATGCCAAACAAGCTTTATACGAGCTGATCATAACAAAATATAAGCAGGAACGGGAGCTGTTTACGTACTACATGAACAACCTGCCCGAAGTGGACCGCAAACTAGCCGAGGGAGCTGCTAAAGCCCGAGCCATTGGCTCTAAAGTTCTGGCCCGGGTTCGGGAAAGATTAGGTTATCAGGTGTAA
- a CDS encoding queuosine precursor transporter, whose translation MIGVKIFSAEAIFGLPGAHIPVLSDFRLDFNLTAGVVIWPIVFISTDIINEYFGQEGVKKISIITVLLILYMFLVIMVISALPPAAFWLDVNGKGPDGQPFNINYAFNSIFRQSSGIIIGSVTAFLISQFLDASVFHWLRRVTGSRKIWLRATGSTLVSQLIDSLVVLFIAFYLFGNWPLKQVLAVATINYIYKFVVAVVLTPLLYIAHFAIDRYLGNPLSEKIQQEAAEI comes from the coding sequence TTGATAGGGGTCAAGATATTTTCGGCCGAGGCGATATTTGGCTTGCCTGGAGCCCATATTCCGGTACTTTCTGATTTTAGGTTGGATTTTAATTTAACGGCCGGAGTAGTTATTTGGCCTATTGTTTTTATCAGTACCGACATTATTAATGAATACTTTGGCCAAGAAGGCGTCAAGAAAATAAGCATCATCACCGTTCTGCTGATTTTGTACATGTTTTTAGTCATCATGGTTATCAGCGCTTTACCACCGGCTGCTTTTTGGTTAGATGTCAATGGCAAAGGTCCGGATGGCCAGCCCTTTAACATTAATTACGCCTTTAACAGCATTTTTCGCCAGAGTTCCGGTATTATTATTGGCTCGGTAACGGCTTTTTTAATTTCGCAGTTTTTAGATGCCTCGGTATTTCATTGGTTGCGCCGGGTAACGGGTAGCCGTAAAATCTGGTTACGAGCCACTGGTTCCACGTTAGTATCACAGTTGATAGATTCCCTGGTCGTCTTATTTATTGCTTTTTACCTTTTTGGTAACTGGCCGTTGAAACAAGTGCTGGCTGTGGCCACCATTAACTACATTTATAAATTTGTCGTGGCCGTAGTACTCACGCCCTTACTCTATATCGCTCATTTTGCCATTGACCGGTACCTGGGCAATCCTCTATCCGAAAAAATTCAACAAGAGGCGGCAGAAATTTAG
- a CDS encoding ribonuclease Z — protein sequence MDFELKILGSSSATPSPDRHHTAQVLTIGNQINLIDCGENAQMQLMRYKVKHQRISNIFISHLHGDHYFGLFGLLSTMHLQHRTLPLQLFGPAGLDEILTTQLRYSNTQLSFKLIFHELDTTVHALVYEDKAITVHTLPMQHRVPCCGFLFREKPKLRHLVKDKLPAFLTPPQLIRLKQGQDIFNENGELLVANLDVTREPNHSRSYAYCSDTKYKEDILPYIQHVDLLYHEATFLDELQHQAAYTLHSTARQAATLALKAEVKRLLIGHFSVRYRDLNPLLEEAQVVFANTQLALEGKTIQVLE from the coding sequence TTGGATTTTGAGCTTAAAATACTGGGCAGTTCTTCCGCCACTCCCTCCCCCGACCGACATCATACTGCTCAAGTATTAACCATTGGCAATCAAATAAACCTGATTGATTGCGGCGAAAATGCGCAAATGCAGCTGATGCGTTACAAAGTAAAGCATCAGCGCATTTCCAATATCTTTATCAGCCACCTCCACGGCGATCATTATTTTGGTTTATTCGGGTTGCTTTCCACCATGCACTTGCAGCATCGCACCCTACCCCTGCAATTATTTGGTCCGGCTGGTTTAGACGAAATTCTGACCACCCAACTAAGATATTCCAATACCCAACTCAGCTTTAAACTTATTTTCCATGAACTGGATACTACGGTTCATGCGCTAGTCTACGAGGATAAAGCCATAACGGTGCATACTTTGCCCATGCAGCACCGGGTGCCCTGCTGCGGTTTTTTGTTCCGGGAAAAGCCTAAATTGCGGCATTTAGTAAAAGATAAGTTACCTGCCTTTTTAACGCCACCTCAACTTATTCGCTTAAAACAGGGCCAGGATATCTTTAATGAAAACGGAGAATTATTAGTTGCCAACCTGGATGTAACCCGCGAACCGAATCACAGCCGGTCGTATGCTTATTGTTCCGATACCAAATACAAAGAAGATATTTTGCCTTATATCCAACACGTAGATTTACTTTACCACGAAGCTACTTTTCTGGATGAGCTGCAACACCAAGCGGCCTACACCCTGCATTCCACGGCGCGCCAAGCCGCTACGCTGGCCTTAAAAGCGGAAGTTAAACGCTTGCTGATTGGTCATTTTTCGGTTCGCTACCGCGATTTAAACCCGCTCCTTGAGGAGGCGCAAGTGGTTTTTGCCAATACGCAACTGGCACTGGAAGGTAAAACCATTCAGGTACTGGAGTAA
- a CDS encoding STAS domain-containing protein has product MKYTIDKKENYTIITIDEKKLDTTIAPDLKSEFVKLNAEGITNLILDLGNVKYTDSSGLSSILIANRLCNSSNGLLILSGLQDHVMKLITISKLETVLNILPSVEEAIDRVFLHEIERDLTNKEE; this is encoded by the coding sequence ATGAAATACACCATTGATAAAAAAGAAAACTATACGATCATCACCATTGATGAGAAAAAGCTTGATACTACTATTGCCCCAGACCTGAAATCAGAATTTGTTAAATTAAACGCTGAAGGTATTACTAACTTGATTTTAGATTTAGGCAATGTTAAATATACGGATTCATCGGGCCTTAGCTCTATTTTAATTGCCAATCGTTTATGTAATTCTTCTAATGGCTTACTAATTTTATCTGGTTTGCAGGATCACGTTATGAAACTGATTACTATTTCGAAACTGGAAACCGTTTTAAATATTTTACCATCGGTAGAAGAAGCCATTGATCGCGTGTTTCTGCACGAGATTGAGCGCGATTTAACCAACAAAGAAGAATAA
- a CDS encoding phosphoribosylaminoimidazolesuccinocarboxamide synthase, whose amino-acid sequence MQALKETNYNFDNQTGFYRGKVRDVYYFQDKLAVVATDRISAFDVVLPRAIPYKGQVLNQIAATFLKATADIVPNWVVSHPDPNVTIGINCEPFKVEMVIRGYLAGHAWREYQSGKRAVCGVALPEGLKENDPLPEPIITPTTKAAEGHDADISAADIVAQGIVALEDYRQLEEYTYLLFARGTEIAAQRGLLLVDTKYEFGKANDKIYLIDEVHTPDSSRYFYAEGYEERQKAGATQKQLSKEFVRKWLIENNFQGKTGQRIPEMDDDWISSISERYIELFEVVTGNAFEKTDYNEINNRIKANILQNV is encoded by the coding sequence ATGCAGGCTCTTAAAGAGACAAATTATAATTTTGATAATCAAACTGGTTTTTACCGCGGTAAAGTTCGGGATGTATACTACTTCCAGGATAAACTGGCGGTGGTAGCTACCGACCGTATTTCGGCCTTTGATGTGGTTCTGCCGCGCGCTATCCCGTACAAAGGCCAGGTACTCAATCAAATTGCTGCTACTTTTTTAAAAGCTACCGCCGATATTGTTCCTAATTGGGTGGTATCGCACCCGGACCCAAACGTTACCATTGGCATTAACTGCGAACCTTTTAAAGTAGAAATGGTAATCCGGGGTTATTTGGCCGGTCATGCCTGGCGGGAATACCAAAGCGGCAAACGCGCGGTCTGCGGGGTAGCGCTGCCCGAAGGTTTAAAGGAAAACGATCCATTACCCGAACCCATCATAACGCCTACCACCAAAGCTGCCGAAGGACACGATGCCGATATTTCGGCGGCCGATATTGTAGCTCAAGGAATTGTAGCTCTCGAGGATTACCGGCAGTTAGAAGAGTACACCTATCTGCTTTTTGCGCGGGGTACCGAAATAGCGGCGCAACGCGGTTTACTGCTCGTGGATACCAAATACGAATTCGGGAAGGCCAATGATAAAATTTATCTGATTGATGAAGTGCACACCCCGGACTCCTCGCGCTATTTTTACGCCGAAGGCTACGAGGAACGGCAAAAAGCGGGTGCCACTCAAAAACAATTATCGAAAGAGTTTGTTCGTAAATGGTTAATCGAAAATAATTTTCAGGGTAAAACCGGTCAAAGAATTCCCGAAATGGATGATGATTGGATCAGCAGTATTTCGGAGCGCTATATTGAGCTGTTTGAAGTTGTTACCGGTAACGCTTTTGAGAAAACCGACTATAACGAGATAAATAACCGAATTAAAGCCAATATATTGCAAAATGTTTAA
- the lysA gene encoding diaminopimelate decarboxylase, protein MRNLKEQNWNGTPTPFYYYDLDLLKQTLETASTEAAKYGYHIHYALKANSNEPILKLIQQYGLGADCVSGNEIKQALANGFEASQVVFAGVGKSDAEIKIALNADIFCFNCESVQELEVLNELAQQHNQTARIALRINPNVNANTHKYITTGLEENKFGINTWELPEVLNLLKQLPNLELIGIHFHIGSQITDLQVFEQLCVRVNEIQQGFRDQGYHLKHLNVGGGLGVDYYEPESNAIPDFAAYFAIFNRLLQVQPGQVVHYELGRALVAQCGTLVSRVLYIKKGQKKNFAILDAGMTELIRPMLYQAYHKIENLSSHLPEQTYDVVGPICESSDCFAQNVPLPETHRHDVMAIRTAGAYAEVMASNYNLREKAVAIYSSN, encoded by the coding sequence ATGCGTAATTTAAAAGAACAAAATTGGAACGGCACCCCCACGCCATTTTACTACTACGATTTAGATTTATTAAAGCAAACTTTAGAAACTGCCAGCACCGAAGCTGCTAAATACGGCTATCACATTCATTATGCTTTAAAGGCCAATAGCAACGAACCAATTTTAAAATTAATTCAGCAATACGGCCTTGGGGCCGATTGTGTGAGCGGTAACGAAATTAAGCAAGCCCTGGCCAACGGCTTTGAAGCCAGTCAGGTTGTTTTTGCGGGGGTAGGCAAATCAGATGCAGAAATCAAAATTGCTTTAAATGCCGATATCTTTTGCTTTAACTGCGAATCGGTGCAAGAGTTGGAAGTATTGAACGAATTGGCCCAGCAGCATAACCAAACGGCTCGTATCGCTCTCCGCATTAACCCCAATGTAAATGCCAATACCCATAAATACATTACCACCGGTCTGGAAGAAAATAAATTTGGCATTAATACCTGGGAACTGCCTGAGGTATTAAACTTGCTAAAGCAATTACCCAACTTAGAATTAATAGGCATTCATTTTCACATTGGCTCGCAAATTACCGACTTGCAGGTTTTTGAACAATTATGCGTGCGGGTAAACGAAATCCAACAAGGATTTCGGGACCAAGGCTATCATCTGAAACACTTAAATGTAGGCGGCGGATTAGGCGTTGATTATTATGAGCCGGAAAGTAATGCTATTCCGGATTTTGCTGCTTATTTTGCCATTTTTAACCGGCTATTACAAGTTCAGCCAGGGCAGGTTGTTCATTATGAATTAGGCCGGGCGCTGGTAGCGCAATGCGGTACTTTAGTTTCCCGGGTACTTTACATTAAAAAAGGCCAAAAGAAGAATTTTGCTATCCTGGACGCCGGCATGACCGAGTTAATCCGGCCGATGCTGTACCAGGCTTATCATAAAATTGAAAATTTAAGCAGCCATCTACCGGAACAAACCTACGATGTAGTGGGTCCTATTTGCGAATCATCGGATTGTTTTGCGCAAAATGTACCCTTGCCCGAAACGCACCGGCACGATGTAATGGCCATTCGCACGGCCGGCGCGTACGCCGAGGTTATGGCTTCAAATTATAATTTACGCGAAAAAGCCGTTGCTATTTACAGCTCTAATTAA